From one Amaranthus tricolor cultivar Red isolate AtriRed21 chromosome 17, ASM2621246v1, whole genome shotgun sequence genomic stretch:
- the LOC130804839 gene encoding probable LRR receptor-like serine/threonine-protein kinase At1g63430 encodes MRTLTWVLFQFAILGVFTVKCYSFVSVEVWALTAFKEAIYDDPYLVMSNWNGLDSTPCGWHGVICSMAKDHVVKLNISGSYVKGFVAPELSLLSNLQELHLHGNNLIGIIPKEIGKLKNLKVLDLGANHLSGPIPHEMGNLNSLVKMNLQSNGLTGSIPPELGNLKNIQELYLDRNKLQGSVPGVGTADFTENMHGMYASNRKPAGFCGSPQLKVADFSFNFFVGSIPKCLLHLPSSSFQGNCLQDKDSKQRSVAQCGASTTDKTHPHVNVGAKHKPSENQADHQKPSRPTWLLALEIVTGTLVGLLILTALITTYKRFNSKSSMIIPWKKSGSDKERLAVSIDSELLKDIVKFNRQELEVACEDFSNIIGSSSDSMVYKGTMKGGSEIAVISFCIKEEQWTGYYELYFQKEVADLARLNHENAAKLLGYCRESPPFTRMLVLEYASNGTLYEHLHSMFADGEGCQLSWTRRMKIIIGIARGLRYLHTELDPPFTISELNSNAVYLTEDFSPKLVDFESWKTIIARSEKNSSAIDGSGSICVLPRSIEARHLDLKGNVYAFGVLLLEIVSGRPPFCKETGSLVDWAREYLEVAELMPNIVDKQLKHFEHEDLKAVCEAASLCLNPEPIKRPLMHDLCTLLESRIDLSLSAELRSSSLAWAELALST; translated from the exons ATGAGAACGTTAACTTGGGTTTTGTTTCAATTTGCCATTTTAGGAGTATTCACTGTTAAATGTTACTCTTTTGTATCTGTTGAAG TTTGGGCTCTTACTGCCTTTAAAGAAGCCATTTATGATGACCCATATCTGGTTATGTCTAATTGGAATGGTTTAGATTCCACTCCTTGTGGATGGCATGGAGTTATCTGTTCAATGGCTAAAGATCATGTTGTTAAGCT GAACATTTCTGGATCATATGTGAAGGGATTTGTTGCTCCTGAATTGAGTCTACTGTCAAATTTGCAGGAATT ACACCTTCATGGGAATAATTTGATTGGGATTATTCCTAAAGAAATTGGGAAATTGAAGAATCTCAAGGTTTTGGATCTTGGAGCAAATCATCTATCTGGGCCAATTCCACATGAAATGGGGAATTTAAATAGCCTTGTGAAAAT GAACCTTCAGTCTAATGGGTTGACGGGATCGATACCTCCTGAGCttggaaatttaaaaaatattcaggAGCTTTACTTGGACCGAAATAAGCTCCAAGGATCTGTACCTGGTGTTGGTACCGCCGATTTTACTGAGAATATGCATGGAAT GTATGCATCCAATCGGAAACCTGCTGGCTTTTGTGGCTCACCTCAGCTAAAAGTTGCTGATTTCTCATTTAATTTCTTTGTTGGGAGCATACCTAAATGCTTGCTACATCTGCCGAG TTCAAGTTTTCAGGGGAACTGTCTTCAAGATAAGGATTCAAAACAGCGCTCTGTAGCACAATGTG GAGCTTCAACTACTgataaaacacatccacatgtTAATGTGGGTGCAAAGCATAAGCCTTCCGAGAATCAAGCTGATCATCAGAAACCATCAAGACCTACTTGGTTGCTGGCTTTAGAAATTGTGACCGGGACCCTGGTGGGTCTCCTCATACTTACCGCCCTAATCACCACTTATAAAAGATTCAACAGTAAATCATCTATGATTATCCCTTGGAAGAAATCCGGAAGTGACAAAGAACGCTTGGCTGTTTCCATCG ATTCTGAGCTGTTGAAAGATATAGTAAAATTCAACCGACAAGAGCTTGAAGTGGCTTGTGAAGATTTTAGTAATATTATAGGATCGTCCTCCGATAGTATGGTTTACAAAGGCACAATGAAAGGTGGATCCGAGATTGCTGTGATTTCCTTTTGCATCAAAGAAGAGCAATGGACTGGCTATTACGAGCTGTATTTCCAGAAAGAg GTGGCAGATTTAGCGAGACTAAATCATGAGAATGCGGCTAAACTGTTGGGCTATTGTCGAGAGAGTCCTCCTTTTACAAGGATGCTTGTTTTGGAGTATGCATCTAATGGAACATTGTATGAGCACTTGCATT CCATGTTTGCCGATGGAGAGGGCTGCCAGTTATCGTGGACACGGCGTATGAAAATCATAATTGGCATTGCCCGTGGATTGAGATATCTTCATACGGAACTTGACCCTCCTTTTACTATATCCGAGTTGAATTCAAATGCCGTATATCTTACTGAAGATTTTTCACCCAAG CTGGTTGATTTTGAAAGCTGGAAGACTATCATCGCAAGATCGGAGAAGAATTCATCTGCCATAGATGGCAGTGGTTCTATATGTGTTCTGCCGCGTTCTATTGAAGCTCGCCATCTAGACTTAAAGGGTAACGTGTATGCATTCGGAGTACTCTTACTTGAGATCGTCAGTGGCAGACCACCCTTCTGCAAAGAAACCGGAAGCTTGGTAGACTGG GCTAGAGAGTACCTCGAGGTAGCTGAACTAATGCCTAATATAGTCGACAAACAACTGAAGCATTTCGAACATGAGGACCTCAAAGCCGTTTGTGAGGCGGCAAGTCTTTGCCTAAATCCCGAACCCATCAAGCGACCATTGATGCACGACTTGTGCACATTGCTGGAGAGCCGCATTGATCTTTCTCTGTCAGCTGAGCTCAGATCATCTTCTTTAGCGTGGGCGGAACTGGCTCTCTCGACATAA